The genomic DNA CGCTATCCGACGTCGGGCCTCACCGTGATGGAACACGCGCTGCCGTGGGCGGAACTGGACGGCCGCGACGCCCGGATTACCGACTTTGTGGTGCGCCGGGGCTGAGCCCCGCGGTTAAGCGCTAAATATCGATTTCCGGCTGCAAAGTCTTGAGCGTCCACAGCCGGTGCCGCTTCGCCGCGGCCAGGGACAGCACCAGCCCCAGGGCGGTGTAGAGCAGCAGCCCCGCTGCAACGGTGCCCACCTGCCCCAGGTCCCCGCCGTAGAGCAGCTGCCGCAGCCCGTTTACCATGTGTCCCATTGGCAGCACGTTGTGTGCCACATGCAGCGGGTCCGGGATGGTCTGCCAGGGGAAGGTGCCGCCGGAGGAAACCAGCTGCAGCACCAGCAGGATGAGCACCACAAACTTGCCCACCGAGCCCAGCAGGGCCACGATGCCCTGGATCAGCGCCGAGAAGGCCATGGCGGCCATCAGCAGCAGCACCCAGGCGAGCACCGGATGGGCCGGATCAAGCCCCAGGCCGAAGCGCACGGCAGCGTACAGAACGGTGGCCTGAACCAGTGAGACGGCCAGGAACGGCAGCCAACCGCCCAGCGCGATCTTCCAGGGCGGAGCATTGGAGGCAAGGGCCCGGCGGCTGATGGGCCGCATGGCCTGCGCCAGCATAAAAATGCCCACCCACATGGCCAGGGTCAGGAAGTAGGGCGCCAGGCCGGCACCGTAGGTTCCGGCCTCAGCCTGGTCCACCGTGCTGACGGTCAGCGGGTCCGCGATCACTGCCGAGGCAGTGGCCTTCTCCTCCTCATTCGGGTTGGGGACACTGCCTGCGCCCTCGGCCAGCCGCCCGGCCAGTTCCCCGAATCCCTCCTTCAATTGGCCGAGTCCGTCCTGCAGGGTCGAGGCACCGGCCGCAGCCGAATCCGCACCGGCGGCCAGCTGCCGGGAACCCTCCAGTGCCTGCTGCTCGCCCGCGGCCAGGGTGCCGGCCCCCTCGGAAAGCTCGCCGGCACCGGCGGAGAGATCCGCAGTGCCGGCGGCAAGCCGGGAGGCACCGTCGTTGGCGGCACCGATGCCCTGCGTCAGTGCGGGCGTGGCGGAGGCCAGGGACTCCGCTCCGGCGGCAACCTCTGCGGCGCCGTCGGCCAGGGCCTGCAGCTGTTCCAGCCCCTCCGTGCCGGTTTGTGCGCCGGCCAGCTCCTGTTGAAGCGCCTCAGCCTGTGCCGGCGTCAGGACGCCGCTGCCCACCAGCCGGGCGACGGCGTCGGTAACGTTCTGCCGGGCAGCCCTGGCGGTCTCGGCAACTGTGGTGTTCAAAGTGGCCGTCCCATCGGCCACCTGCCGTGCGCCGTCGGC from Arthrobacter zhangbolii includes the following:
- a CDS encoding YhgE/Pip domain-containing protein; the protein is MTVFRLALSELKRMTAGILPKLAILALSLVPLLYGAIYLYANWDPYGNLDGVKAALVVDDKGADTADGRLDVGASVRENLLEDGTFDWEIVDGAGAADEGVRAGSYEFALAIPADFSANLASAADLGGARQATLHVTTNDANNYLLSSIVDKLTASVHDTVAAEVGEETASRLLTGFSTVHSQLEEAADGARQLADGAASADSGAAELGTGLDSLASGAGDLVAGQEQLASGADALAAGSADLSAGADQLSSGAGELSGGLGQLSDSTAQLPQQTRALADGARQVADGTATLNTTVAETARAARQNVTDAVARLVGSGVLTPAQAEALQQELAGAQTGTEGLEQLQALADGAAEVAAGAESLASATPALTQGIGAANDGASRLAAGTADLSAGAGELSEGAGTLAAGEQQALEGSRQLAAGADSAAAGASTLQDGLGQLKEGFGELAGRLAEGAGSVPNPNEEEKATASAVIADPLTVSTVDQAEAGTYGAGLAPYFLTLAMWVGIFMLAQAMRPISRRALASNAPPWKIALGGWLPFLAVSLVQATVLYAAVRFGLGLDPAHPVLAWVLLLMAAMAFSALIQGIVALLGSVGKFVVLILLVLQLVSSGGTFPWQTIPDPLHVAHNVLPMGHMVNGLRQLLYGGDLGQVGTVAAGLLLYTALGLVLSLAAAKRHRLWTLKTLQPEIDI